One part of the Corynebacterium aurimucosum ATCC 700975 genome encodes these proteins:
- a CDS encoding HNH endonuclease signature motif containing protein, with translation MGDIETYIHLRNSGIALVEHIPGTPDELRALGADTTDAAELSHLHQVYFGPTRYTGKQRKARHAALQQRHSLGTLTLIETYTSKVKKTLDAWNLRAKLAATPAHRIRQVATARLKELKRKRTAKPGVRITYREQGPNTLSITDDATTIANMRGVLESTNNTDLLKAANDIFFNKASGTKPAVRTQVIVTLNELDQIINGDGDDIELNLTNGARMTGAEFLTHKFAEIGYATLVHPLDGPINTWRLSRGANLNQRLSLHAESHTCSRPGCNKPADYCQVHHLIPWQAGGYTNINNLTFLCAYHNGINDDDPQRPTGRGYMYRLNTGVDFIPPWGAPITAMPEYQEALARLNAERETATKTQAPAQGSVTTPGTAPQPPDPPPDTS, from the coding sequence ATGGGGGATATCGAAACCTACATCCACCTACGCAACTCGGGGATTGCACTGGTGGAACATATACCTGGCACACCCGATGAGCTCCGCGCGCTCGGAGCAGATACCACCGATGCTGCCGAGCTTTCACACCTACATCAGGTGTATTTCGGCCCCACCCGCTATACGGGTAAACAACGCAAAGCCCGCCACGCAGCCCTTCAACAACGCCACAGCCTCGGCACCCTCACACTCATCGAAACCTACACATCCAAGGTGAAAAAGACCCTGGATGCCTGGAACCTCCGAGCAAAACTCGCCGCCACCCCCGCACACCGCATCCGCCAGGTCGCCACCGCACGACTGAAAGAACTCAAGCGTAAAAGAACCGCCAAACCAGGCGTACGCATCACCTACCGCGAACAAGGCCCCAACACCCTCTCCATAACCGATGACGCCACCACGATTGCCAACATGCGCGGCGTCTTAGAATCCACCAACAACACCGACCTCCTAAAGGCCGCCAACGACATCTTCTTCAACAAAGCCTCCGGTACGAAGCCTGCGGTGCGCACCCAAGTCATCGTCACCCTCAACGAGCTAGACCAGATTATTAACGGCGACGGGGATGACATCGAACTCAACCTCACCAACGGCGCGCGCATGACAGGCGCAGAATTCTTAACCCACAAGTTCGCCGAAATAGGCTACGCCACCCTCGTCCACCCCCTCGACGGGCCCATCAACACCTGGCGACTATCACGTGGAGCAAACCTCAACCAACGCCTTAGCCTGCACGCCGAATCCCACACCTGCTCACGTCCTGGGTGTAATAAACCAGCTGATTACTGCCAAGTCCATCACCTTATCCCCTGGCAGGCAGGTGGCTACACCAACATCAACAACCTGACTTTCCTGTGTGCCTACCACAACGGCATTAATGATGATGACCCGCAAAGGCCTACCGGGCGTGGCTACATGTACCGACTTAATACAGGGGTGGACTTCATCCCGCCCTGGGGTGCACCGATTACCGCGATGCCGGAATACCAAGAAGCACTAGCCAGACTCAACGCTGAGCGGGAAACAGCCACAAAGACACAGGCCCCAGCCCAAGGATCTGTAACAACAC